The Chelmon rostratus isolate fCheRos1 chromosome 9, fCheRos1.pri, whole genome shotgun sequence sequence aaggagaagaagaagaagaaagcggATGTGACGGCATGGTGTTTACATTGCTCCGTTGAGTCGCGAGTAAACGGGATCTTAGAAAGTGGATTTGATTGAATTTCTCTTTGAAATCGTAGATTTACCCGCAGAGTTTGGGCGCTGTCGCCGCGTTTCAATGGGTGCTCACGGGGTTTTGGGCAACGAGCCCGAGTCTATTGACTACTCGGTGCACGAAGCCTGGAATGAGGCCACCAATGTCTACCTGCTGGTCATCCTGGTCAGCTTCGGCCTGCTGATGTACGCCAGAAAGTAAGGACAGTTTTGCGCTTGCAGTCAACCATTCACTCTACCATTCGGCTTGCAGTAGATAAACGTGCAACACAGACGTGTGGCTCAGTCAGAGGTCTCCCGCTCTTCAgatattaaaatattcatatttacacCATACTCCATTGAAAAATATCgtattttaatatttccttGGTTACATCATAATGGGCATATCTCATACGGCATTACGTCATCGATAAAACAATCATTTTGGGGGCGCTTCAGCTTAATTCATATTACACTCCAACAGTAATGTATTTTGAATTTGTGCCTATTTTAATTATTGGTGTAACCTACTGGCAGCAACCAGTTCGATGTATGTGTCTCAAACGTATCGCTACCATTCTCATTGTCTTTGTCCACTTATATTTTAGAAACAAGAGGAAGATCATGCGTATCTTCACTCTGCCTCCCACCGTCGGGAGCAGCCCGGAGCCCAACTTCTACGATAGCCTGCAGAAGGTCCGCCTGcggcagcagctggagatgtACTCTCTGGGTGAGCATTAGTGGAGTCTGCATGGGAAAAACACAGCTTGTCCGATAATACAGACACtcacaggaggaaaaacaatgtGATGAACTCGGGGTCAGTCGGGGCCACGGATTTGGCAGTATGATCATGATGTAGTTTTTCCAgtatcacacatgcacattaagtCTTATAATCTGAAATgtatctttcatttttttttttttttactctacaAAGTAGGAATTGGCtctgcaaaatgttttcattacatTATGCTTTAGTTAAACATCAGGCAGTGCACTTGTGTAAACACCTCATGACTGACAAATGTATCAGATGCCCAGATTGTGATCAGTCAAAATAAGCACCTGTGTCTTCTGTCATGTCTTTTAGCCAGGAagtttgagcagcagcagggccagacagacagtgtgCAGCTCTCCATGGAATGAGAGCAGGAAGGAGCTCACCCAGAGCAAACACTCCTGCGTCTTCACGCCCTCTGCACATGGATAGAAAAGGACTTGGATGGCTGTCATCATTAGCCATCGTTTAAAAGCCGCCACACCTATCCAAGTTGTCTCTGTTTGGCTCCTCGAAAGTGTCTTCTCATTCACCCTCTGTTGTCTCTTCTTCGTCTACAACGCATGCAGAAGGcacagctggatggatggagaagCCAAGAGCAAAGGGGAGTGTGGCATCTTGCAGGTTTCCTGTACTGCATCCAGCAGTGACTCTAAGTTGAGCAATGATAAATATTTAGCTGCAGTAGTCGTCACTGAGGCATTGTCAGTGTGGTTtgagattaaaaacacaaaaaagagtCAACCATGAAGAATTTCTTGCACATGGAACAGATCATTATGCTTTTAAATGTAACATTGTTTCTAGTcgtttccatttgttttttttttttacttgttttctaAATGACAGCTGGGTactaaaattaaaatttaaaaatgtgaaaataaaggcACATAAACCTAAAGTAACTGAGTTTGCACACCTTGATGATCAGAACTGAGTTAACTTGACTACAATTTATCACTTTTTCATCCAACTAGCTTGTACCTTACAAGCTAAACTTtagaaatgacaaatatttgcatattcatagattctggatttttcacTGTGAGCAAAGTAGATTTAATTTTCAAGATTTACTAAGTAGGTTATACAACCTTTATTCccaaaaagctgggacactgtaagacaaataaaacaggatgtgataatttgctatCCTTTTCACAAatactcaactgaaaaacagtacaaagacaatatatttaaggtttgacctcatcagcgtcattgatttttgtaaatatttgcttattctgaatgatggcagcaacacattacaatttgggacaggagcaacaaaagactgggaaagttgtaaaaaagctctaaaaacacctgttttatttgttttacacgGTGTCCAGACTTGATTGGAATTGGATTTGTATTAACTTTGTGGAGGAAGAAACATTTCAGACACATCATTATTCCAAGCAgagcatttttatttgttctgaaACATTTGTGGAGGAGATCTTTAATGTGTCCAGTACTTGGTTCATACTTGCAAAACTACTGATCAGATTACCGTCAGGCTCAGCTGTACCttgtgttaagtgctaattagcaaatgttgcatgctaacatgctgaactaggatggtaaacattatacctgtttAACACTTGCATTTTAGCTTTATATTGTGATCAttttagcatgtagctcaaaacACCACTATGTTCAAGTACATTcttacagagctgctagcatggctgctacaaaaaaaatcccattcaCCACTGGACTTCTGTGGTGTCAGAGACAGATGTCTTAAATCAGCACTATTAAACCAAAACTAACCGTGTGGTCAGCAACAGGAGAGCTAAAAGTTTAGTAATTGGGGTGAACCAGTGTTTAAAACCATTACAAGTCCTTCACCAGTGCAATGTCTAACTCCTTTTGTAAGAACCTCTCAAAGATCACCCACCatggagcagttttttttttttcaatatacTGAAACATGGAGTAAACTGTTCGTAAGGGACCAACCAACATGATCCCTGTTTCATCCTGAACTGGGAAGTTGAAGAATTTTAACTGATGCAACATGTCCACAGATGACAGAAACAAGACCTGAAGCATACAATAGATGACCCCAGTCATGAAATAATAAAGTAGACAACACAGGCATATCCAGTAATTATCAATACAGTAAAACAAATGCTAGAGAaggaaattttttttttccttcatatACATAAACACTTGAATCAAGTAAAATTACCACCTCACGGTTGTATGCCTTACATCCACGCCTGTCCAGACTCAGGTAATAAATGctgtgaagactttgaaggaatttaacaAAACGACTGGTCAAATTTGGTCAGAAACGTGTTtgtgcagaacattatgatgtcacattGAAGTCTGGGACTTCGGGAAATGTCATTACTTAATGATTTTTATCCTGCGAGACAtttatgtaaattatttttaataataagtgtatgaattcttgagtcATGGAAAAAAACGTGTTTCTGTGTGgtcacactgacctttgaccaccaaattctCAGtatcagttcatccttgaacATTAGTGCCAAATTGAAGAAATTCTCTTaaggtgttcctgagatattgTGTTCATGAGAATTGGACGGATAGGCATACAGATGGACAACCCAAAAGCATAATGAATCCAGCCACGGCTGTCGCCAGtgcagaggcataaaaacaaagcatgcGCTCTTTGATTTAACAGAGTTATTTTGTGACTGTAGTGCTACACATTCAGATTGTAATTCTTTGTGAGACAGCCATCAGTTAGGAATGGACAACTGACAGAATTCATTTACAGTAATCTTGTAGTGTTGGACTGATTTTCCATCAGATGGtttcattacacacaaacaaacagctgatatCTTCAGCAGTGTAAACCACGGCCACGTGGTTTGCACCtctttggaaatgttttatttcctgcatGACTTTGTTAAAGCTTGGCACcagaaaaatatacaaaatgctCCAGGCATAAAATTAGTTGTACAAAGCGAATTCCCTTGTGCCTTAACTCATTTAAGACAGTCGTCTGAACAGAGAGTATAAAAATAACACGTTTTGAAACGAAATATAAAAACGCAattatgtacaaaaaaaagaggcagccaatcagcaaacagcaataaaacaaacactatTCATTCACACAGTACAGCAAGCGGATTCTGCAgaagtaaaataaaattcaagTGGCAGGAGCAAGCAAGGTGCTCATCTACAATGCAATGTTCTTTATTGAACAACAAACCCTCAGTGTGGGCCACGAGGACAGACCTCCACATCGTCAACAGAGAGCGCGCTGGCATACCGAGACGTCCAGTCTCTGAGGAAGAGCTCCTCTGCTTGGCTCTGCAGAGTCTCTTGGCCCTTTGTAATCTCAGAGCCGGTCTGGTTCACCACCAAGCCCACACCGGCTGTCTGGGTGAAGTAGTTCTCCGACCAGTTGGACGTCCCTgtgagcacagaaaaaaaatcacacgaACTGGTAAGACCAACATCTGACATTTTGGTGACGTTTCTGCTCTCACCACCACATGGGTTCCATCAAGGAAATATCGGCTAAATGCCAAAAAGCTAGATGGCAGTCATGTTAGCTGCATGTAACAATGGATATGATTTTCTTCTCCACATTGTGCAGTGAAGGATTATTtact is a genomic window containing:
- the smim19 gene encoding small integral membrane protein 19, with product MGAHGVLGNEPESIDYSVHEAWNEATNVYLLVILVSFGLLMYARKNKRKIMRIFTLPPTVGSSPEPNFYDSLQKVRLRQQLEMYSLARKFEQQQGQTDSVQLSME